In Halobacteria archaeon AArc-dxtr1, the genomic stretch TCAAGAAGCGCTATGCCACACGCATCAAGCTGAGCTACCGGTGACGTCATCCGCGAGTTCCTCTCGGCCACATTTCTCCTCGAAGAGTACTTTCGAATGAAGGACCTCCTTTCCAGTCAACCCTTGTTTTCCCTCTCGCTCACCCACCTGGAACTCGTTTTTCGCGCCTGAAGGGTGAGGCGCGACCATGTGTGCCTCGAGATCACTAATGAGTACAGATCAGTCACTCCAGAGCGGATCGTATCGAGACGACCAATCCCAGACGGACACGAGCGACCGGGATCGCAGTTATCCAGGTGACGTTGCCCGCCTCAACGGACATGAACTCATAGCTATTGACGAGTGGCTTCCCGGAACTGAGCCATCACCGTATGAGATCGACCTTACAGGAGGCTATGAATACCGCACACGCTACTGGCGCTGCAGAAAATGTGGGCAAGAACGCAATCGTCGAGACGAATTCACCAACCCTTGTGAGAACACCCAGCCACCGACTGCACTCGAGGTAGGCGGCTACTCTGTCGATGAGCCACGAACCCGTCGCGCGCTAAGCGAGGATATGGACGTTCGTTTCGCCAGCGTGGGGCCAACCTACGAGGTCGTCAGCGGGAGTGGGAACACCTACATGATTGACGTCGAAGCGGAGACGTGTACTTGTCCGGATTGTGAACAACGCCAGCCCTCCGGTGGTTGTAAGCATCTCAGACGCGTCGATCTCGAGATTCGAACTGGGATCACTCCCGCCCCGGATGGGACATTCAACCGGTGACTGTGGGTTGAGCCGCTCGTCCGCTCGAGATAGTTTGTCGCCCCCGAGAGGGGTGCGGGGGTTCGACTGAAGCCACCGCAGAAACCCATGCGAACAAACAACGTAGCACCAGCGTCGCCAGACGCTGAGACGACATGGCTCCTGAAGCGAGGTGTTGCCAGATGACCAGATATAACGAGTGTCGGTTACCGACCTGTACGAGACTCACCCGCGATCGGGCAGGATACGCTGGCCGATTCTGTTCGGACAGCTGTGAAGTCCGCTATGAGCATCTGCAGGCAGACGCTCGAGACACAGCTCAGGAGGATGCGTACTGATGCTCGAGCAGATTGATCATCGAGGCAAGCGCTTCACGATCGAGGACGACGATATTGTCGGCGAACAGAGAATCGAACGCCGACGGCGGGCAGTTGCCCTCGAACGACAGGCCCAGCGAGAACTCCGCGAACTCGAGCGGGCGAAAGCAGTCGCTGGTCCAGCCGGGATAAATCCCGATGTCGAGGTGCTCGACCGATGATGCCAGAGGTGCTCTGAAACCTGCACTGTCGCCTCCCGTTCTCTGGATCCCCGTCCGTCCTCGTCCTCTAACCGAGGTGGACTCGGGTGTGAGACTGTCCCGTTGCTCCCTCATCCTTACACTAGCACGACGCGTACGCTGACTATGGACTGACCCGCTACGACTCTTCCCTCACGCTTGAGAGTGCGTCTGCGCAATCGATGACTGCCTCCAGACCCGTAGACTGGGCCGCTACGACAGCTATGGAATTCAATGCTAATCGGCTTAGTTGATCGGAAACCGGAGGAGCGCTCCAAGACCCCCGAATGCAGTATCGAACTGGGCACCTCGGTCTGTGTCAGTCGACACAACGAGACACTCACCGCCTTGGTCGGTCGTCGCTGCCTCCAATTCACGAATCTCTGCTGATGGCCGTGCGTCAGAAACGATGAGGACGTCGACCGCTCCGTAGTCGAGGGCGGTTCGCGTTTCCTCAGCACCGTAAGCGACATCTTCACCCTGCCCCAGCGCCGTGAAGAACCGATCGAGAGCCTCCCGTTCCCGTCGGCGCTCAGCATTAGACAGCACGTCCTCGGCGCGCTCAACGAGCTGTGAGAGCCCCTGCTTGGTCGCGTACTCAATCGGGTAGACGCTCAGTATGTAGTTCCGCAACTCGTGGTGGAGATAATCACCCTGCTGAAACTCATCGACGGTAATCGTCGTACCGCCGAGGAGGATGCCATCGACAGTAGGCTCGTCGAGGAATGTCTGTTCGGCAGCGTCGGCAACCTGCTCAAAGAACTCGTGTTTCTGGCGATTCCGCTCACGTTCGAAACGCTGCGCACTCTGACCGCCTGCACGGGATTTCCCCATCACCTGGCTCTCGAACGTCCGGATGGAAACGATGCGTTCGCCGGCGAGGCGGCCGAGAGCGGCACGGCCCCGTTCGAGGACAACCAGACCGTACACCTCTGACGGGGTGAGCGCCTGCTCGACGGGGGCGGTCTCGAATTCAGCCGCACAGCGGTACAGTGAGACGTCGACGGGAACGTCGAGATCGTCGAAGACGGCGTCGTGCAGCTCACCGTCGACGACACCAGCGTAGATGACGAGGCCGCTTGGTGGCGTTTCTTCGCACGCTTGCAGAAGGCGTCGGATGCGTCCAAGAGCATCCTGGACGTGGGTTCGTGTCTGATCGGATTTGATGTTCGCAGCCTGTGCATATTCGCGGTCGATGCGCTCACGGACTGCATGGAGTGATTTGTCTGGCGGAACGGCTACGGTGATGAGTTCGGTGCCCTCGCCACGGTAGTTTCTGAGCTGGTCGATTCGATCGCGGAGTTCGTACTCGGTGGTTTGCATTTGTATCGGTGAAAGCGGCGTCGCTGCTCGATGAGAAGGCGATACACCCGTCGGCGCCGCGACCACCTATGAAAGAACAGAGCAAGCGCTCATCGTCCGCACGTTCACCTGTTGCACCGGCGGTGTATGGTGCATAGATGGCTTTCGCGTCGGTGCAGAATAATGCTTACGTCGAGACTGCGGGCGGTGGCCGAGAACGGATAGAAAGCCCTCGGCCGCTCGACATCCCGCGACCCACGCTGCGCTCCTCGTACCTGCGGTGCTTGCGGAGTCGGGGGACGACCGAGACAGCCTCGCCCTTTCTGAGTCCACCAGGATGTCGGCTGTGTCACTGAGCGTCGAACCCGGTTGAACAGGTTCTTTGTTACGGCACGCCCCGCTCGCCGCTTCCGCCCTCCGCATCGCTCGCGACCGACCATTCCGGGCATGCGGCGAGCAAGCTCGCCGTTCCGGGCTGAAATGAATCTGGTCTCGACGCCAGCATTAAGCGCGTTTTCGGTTGCGCCCCTCGCAGGCTTTCGCGTTCCAGCACTTTGGGCCGCTCCACGCGGCGAGTCATGCCACGACTCGCCGTGCTCACGACCGTCGCGCTGGACACGGACCCGCAGTCCGGGCCGGACGCGAGAAACGGCTTAAAGCTGGCCGCTCGTTCCGGGCGGGTCGGCGCGCGGTTCTGGTTGGATAACCTCCCCGAGGCGCTCTCGCTCGCGCCCCAAGGGGCGCTCACGAAGGCGCGAGCGAGAGCGCACAGATGGTTCTGTCGGTCGTCGTCGTCGGAAAACCGCGATGTAGCAGCATCGCGGTGTCGGGCGCTGAGCGCCTTCGGAACTAGGTTGAGTTCCAATGTCAAGTAAGAACGTTACCAGTGAAGTAGTTTCGGTCGATGAACAAGCATTCGAAAAAGCAGACGAAGCGGTGGTCGACGAGGACGGCTTCGAAGTCGTCGATGAGACACCGGAGTTCCAGGCAACGGTACAGATGGAGGTGCAGGCGAAGGTAGATGCCAACCACCCGAACGGGATGGTCGACACCAGTGACGAGCGGATCTACGGTGCGACTCTTGAACAGGAAGAACGCATTCGGGCGCGAGAGGCGGAGCTGGAGCGCATCAGTGCCAGGGCGGAGATGGGGACCCAAGAAGGTCGGGAGAAACGGACTCGAGATATCGCGGCGAAGCGGAGTGCTGAGCGACGTGTTGAGTTCCAGAAACGGGCAGCGAGCGTGGACCCGTGGGCGGATCCGGACCGAGACGATCCTCGTGCAGAACTGACGCAGGAGCAGTTGGCTGTGGTGAACAAGCAGTCAATGCGGCTGGCCGAGAAGCTGGATGGCTGGTCGCGAGCAGCGATTGGTCGGCGAATGGGTGAAGCCGTCGTCGATGGGAAAGACCTGATGAGTGCAGTCGTCGGGGTGTTCGAGGAGTTGCAGACGGCGCCGGGACAGGTGGTTCCTATCGGGATGCTCGAGGGCGTCAATCGGAAAGAGGTGAGTATCAAAGGTACTGTGACGCAGCTGTGGGAGCCGTCGAGTTCAGCTATTTCCCAAGTGGGACTCATCGAAGACGAAAGCGGACGGACGAAGTTCACCAGCTGGGTTGCGAGCGACCAACCCTGGATTGAGGAGGGGGAACACGTTCGGATTCATGGAGCGGCGAAGAACTGGTACAACGGGCGCGTCTCGGTGGCTCTGACCGGCTGGAGTACCGTGCATTTCCCCGAGCGCGGTCGGTGGTGGGAGTAGCCGGTCGTCGCACCCTTCTTTTTTTGCTACTGCCGGACCAACCCAGGCCCCTCCTCCCCACCCTCCGCTCCGTGCTCGCTTTGCTGCGCGCGCAGCCACGACCTCGAGAACAAGTCCAACATTTGAGCAAGAAACTGGGGAAGGAGTACGCGATGCGAGCGAATGTGTCAGACCCACGACTGGTACGGGCGTATCTGCGATCATGTTGAAACGTTCGTGGATGTTCTCGGTTTCTTGGAGCCGAATTCTTAGTCAGTGTACTCCGCTATGGAGAACTGCTTCCCGCCCTGTTTCTCCAAATACTCCTGGACCGTGGTCTCACGGAGATGTTCTTCCACGTCATAGAGCTCGGAGATGTCTCCCCGGCTGAACGAGTACTCGTATTTCCCGATGTCGTCGCACGCATTTCTATGCCGAAGGTATTCTAGGGTCTTCCTCACCATATCAAGATCCATATCACGGTCATAGTAGTGGGGAACCCTACGGGGTGTCATCTTCACAGTCTCGTTGTGTTTGAACTGTTCCGGCAGGATAACTTGGGCAAGCGATACTGCCAAGCTCTCAGGTTTGATTTGTCCAGTCAGAAGGAACTCTTTGCTCGGGGTTGGAGGCAAGTTGATTCCGGTGGAAACAATGCTGTGGAAGGAGTCGTCTTGTGCTAATCCGTCTTCGAAAAGGAGTTTACCGCCTCTGCTCTGTGAGAGGATGCCGCATTTGTCCTTGATGTCATCGTAGATATCTGCACCGGGTCCTCCTGCCTTAGCTGACTCTACGGCGTCTTTGTCAAAAACGAGATGATGTTCGAAGTGGTTGAGATTACGGGTGGAAAGATGGACTTCTCCTGCTCTGCCTTTTTTCCGGATGAAGTCTTCGACGGCCTCTAGGTTCAACCGTTGGTAGTCTTCTGCTCGGCGACGGTGTTCTTCGGTGACTCGGTCATCTGGTTCTACGTTGACGAAGACGACGGTGTCGCCGCTGTAGAACGTGAATTCTGGCCGTGTGAACACGTCGTTCCGGTTATCGGGGACTGGGAGAAATGGACCGACGAGTTTGAAGCCCTGAGACGCGATCCCACGATTACTGGTATCGCTTTTTATAACTGAGTGGAAGAGGTTCAGAGCGTTTATTTTCTCTTTTTGTTCCAGCCATCCCATGGTTAGACAGTAATCTTCTCCGAGTGCTTCTTCACCCGATAATTAGTGCTGAGTTCTCTGTGGATAATGGAGTAAAAGTCGCTGAGGCTGGCAGCTGTCGTGGTTGCCTTGGCGTGGAGCAGGATGTTCGTCTCGTTGATCGTGATTTCGAAGGGTTCGTTCCGTTCTCCGTCGAAGACAAAGAAGTTGCCTTCTTCCCACTCTGAAAAGTCGTATCGGTGTTTTCTATCGAGGATGTTTTCCCGAAGCCCTTCGACCAATTGCTCGAACGACGGAGATTCCTGATCCGGGTCCGTTTTCTTGTTGGGTATGTGCTCAACCAGTTCGACTGTGGTGTAGCCTTCAATGGCGAATCCACCGTCGACCGCTACAGAATCTGGTGTATTATCGTCGGAGGGGGCGGGTACGTCTTTCGAGTCCTCTACATCGAAGTCGGAGAGCTCTTGTATGGCCTGTTCGTCCCTATAGGACAGCTTTCTTGGCGCGTATTCGACTTCGAAGTTCTCCTGATCCTTTTCGACGTATTGGTTGGTGAGTTCTATTGTGGTATCGTTCCCAAAGCCGGGTTCCGATTGCTGGACACGTGGAATCGAGCCGTATCCGTCCCGGTTTGCTGTTCCCTCAATTCTCGGGCTGTTCGTCTTGCTGAATTCCAGTCGGGTAGGTTGGACTCCGTAATCGTCTTCCAGATCTGTTAGATACCGTTGTTCCCCACCGTGGAGCTGGATGCTCATATCTCGGTCGTCGAAGACAGTATCATATTTCGCGGTGAAGCCGTCGATGTTGCCTTCGACTTTGTTGACGATATCGACGAGGTCTTCTGAGGAGAGGAATACTCTATCTAATGAGGGGAGGTAGCGAATCAGTTTCTCTACGGTTCGTTTGGTCCAGTGACGTCGTTCGACTGTGAAGACCCGGAGATAGTTATTCTTGAGGTAGAAGATGAAGTGGTCGTGACGGTCGTATTCCGGCGTGCTGATTCGGACGTAGGAAGTGTCCTCATTCAGTTTTTGTTCTTCGAACAGATGTTCCTCGAAGAAGGTATATTCGTAGTCTTTCAGGGATTTATCTCGGAGTTGGGTTTCCACGATCGCTGCCAAGTTTCCAAGTTCGTATTCGTTACCGCGTGCGATGAAGAACTTCAGCTCCGGAGTTTTCGTCGTTTTCTTCTTTTTTTCTTCAGATATCTCTTCGTCGGTTCGAGTTACAAAATCAACAAGTTCGCCGACGATCGTGTCGATATCTTCCCCGGTCAGGTTTTCCAAGTTTGGTTTCATAGTGATGGGGGTTTAACCTGTGGTTCTTGTTGTGTTTGGGGAGGGTGTGCGGACTGCCATTAGCGAGACTCTTTCCGCTGGGAACAAAAAGATGCATGATGACTTTATCGGAGAGGGTATGGAGGCGTTCAGGCTTTGATAGCGCCGACTTTGTCTGATTCTTTGGATTTTCTTACGGCTCTTTCGTTGGCGGCTGAGGACAGTTTCAGGTTGGCATCTCCGTTGGATGATTTAATGGTGTAGATTGAGAGGTCGATTTCTTTCTGGTTTCCTTTGGCGTCTTTGTAGCGGAGTTGTGTTGCGATTTCTATTTCGTCGATGTCGCCCTCTGATACAAAGATGTCATTGATGGCGTCAGCGATGTCGATGGGTTCGTCTTGGCTGTGTTCTATGTCAGTGACTTCCGCTGGGACGGAAAACTCTACTTCGTCTTCCTCGGGGGATATACTGCCGCCGGACCCAGAGCTCCACCATACGCCGTCTTCTGTTCTTCTGAGTGGGCGGCTGTGATTCGTGTAGCGTTGGTTATCGGTGTCGTAAGAGATCAGGAAGTGGAGTTGGAGATCAGTTGCTAGTGAGTTACCGCGGTTAACTATGGTGAGTTGAAGGGATTCGGTTTCGGAAATTTCGGGATTAGAGCTGTGGTCTTCGAGGGTTTGCTGTGTGACGCCGACAAGTGGTGTATATCCAGCATCCATGATCTGTTTTTGTTGGTTCATCAGGACTCGTTGCCGGTCTTGGGTGCGGAATTGTAGGAGGTAGGCGAAGAGCAGGCCTGCGGAGAGGATGATTGAGGCGAGGCCGTCGTTGGTGCTGGCCCATGATGTGACGCTGTTCACGAATTGCTCTCCGGCATAGATACAGAGGTCGATTGCTACTGCGGCGAGGAAGATGATGCCAAGGAGTTCGACCCAGCGGGTTTTGATGGAGCTCCAGACTTTTGATCGCAAGCTGTCGGAGCTGTCACCATCCATTCTTATCTACATCAGTTCCTTCTGTCGACGATATAATTTTCGAAGTAGTAACTCGATCACGTTGAATAGATTTCGTTTGGGTGCTGGATAGTTGAGTTTGTGCTTAAGAATTGTATCTTTTCTGGAGGTCGCTGTATTTATAATATATGTAAATCTTCATAACGTCGTGATTCAAGAACGCGAAATCCCTTAGTAGGTACGTCAATCCCTCGACAGAGTCTATTGTTCCCTCAAGGGGTGAGGGGTTCGCCGTATCGGCGAATCTCCAAAAATTGATGAGAAAACATGGCGACTAGAGATATCTACGAAACGAGCTTCGACGAGGACGTACAGACGAACTCCAGCACGAACTCATGTCCCGAGTGCGATGGCTGGATCACTACCAACTCGGTCGAAACCAGCTGTGTGGACTGTGGACTCGTTATTGACGAACAACGAATCGATCACGGCCCTGAATGGAGAACTCACGATCAGGACCAGCGAAAGCGGACGGGTGCTCCACTTACAGCAGCACGTCATGACCGAGGACTTTCGACCGAGATCGGTCGCTGGAAAGATGCGAACGGGAACAAACTCTCCGGACGAAAGCGCCAGCGGCTATCCCGAATGCGGCGTGAACAGACTCGTAGTCGCTTCCAGTCGAAAGCCGAGCGAAACCTCGCACACGGCCTGGGTGAGGTCCGAAGAATCGCGAGCGTCCTCGAGCTCTCAGATTCGGTTCGTGACCAGGCGTGTCAACTGTTCCGGAGCGCTCAAACCGAAGACCTGCTACGAGGCCGATCGATCGAGGCGATAGCGGCAGCAAGCGTCTACGGGGCCTGTCGATGTAACGGCCACTCACGGCTACTCGACGACCTCGTCGACGCGGCACGCGTTGAACAATCAAGAGTCACGAATGCCTATAAGACGTTGAATACAGAACTCGGACTGCCGACCCAGCCTGTTCGCCCCAGCGAATTTATCCCTCGTCTCGCGTCAGAACTCGATGTTCCAGCGTACCTCCGACAGCGAGCTTGGAGGTTGGCTGAACAGTCGGAATCGACAGGAGTAGCGTCGGGGGTCAAACCATCAGGATTCGCAGCCGCCTGTCTGTACAAGGCGGGTCGTGAAGAGGGATGGTGGCTGACGCAAGCGGAAGTGGCGGAGGTGGCGAGCGTCACTGCAACGACCATCCGGTCGCATCAAGATACGCTGAAGGAATTGGCTGTCTGAAGACGCGATCTACGAGTTTTCTGCCGATTCAAGTTCGGCGTTGATCGCCGAGATTTAAATACAGAGACGAAGGAAGATGTTGCCAGACGACTTTATGAATGGACGACAATCTGATTTTGAGGAACTACGACCCCTTGGCGAAGCGAACCACGTTCCCGACAACCAGCTTTCTGGACGAGGCAACACAGGACAAGGAGAGGGAATGCGAAGGGAAAGGCTCGAATCGTATCCAAATCGAACGGGATCGACACAGAGCGAGTGTTCCTCATGTGGCGCTTCGATTTCTGCTAACCGCACCAAGTGTCG encodes the following:
- the prf1 gene encoding peptide chain release factor aRF-1 produces the protein MQTTEYELRDRIDQLRNYRGEGTELITVAVPPDKSLHAVRERIDREYAQAANIKSDQTRTHVQDALGRIRRLLQACEETPPSGLVIYAGVVDGELHDAVFDDLDVPVDVSLYRCAAEFETAPVEQALTPSEVYGLVVLERGRAALGRLAGERIVSIRTFESQVMGKSRAGGQSAQRFERERNRQKHEFFEQVADAAEQTFLDEPTVDGILLGGTTITVDEFQQGDYLHHELRNYILSVYPIEYATKQGLSQLVERAEDVLSNAERRREREALDRFFTALGQGEDVAYGAEETRTALDYGAVDVLIVSDARPSAEIRELEAATTDQGGECLVVSTDTDRGAQFDTAFGGLGALLRFPIN
- a CDS encoding DNA-binding protein, with the translated sequence MSSKNVTSEVVSVDEQAFEKADEAVVDEDGFEVVDETPEFQATVQMEVQAKVDANHPNGMVDTSDERIYGATLEQEERIRAREAELERISARAEMGTQEGREKRTRDIAAKRSAERRVEFQKRAASVDPWADPDRDDPRAELTQEQLAVVNKQSMRLAEKLDGWSRAAIGRRMGEAVVDGKDLMSAVVGVFEELQTAPGQVVPIGMLEGVNRKEVSIKGTVTQLWEPSSSAISQVGLIEDESGRTKFTSWVASDQPWIEEGEHVRIHGAAKNWYNGRVSVALTGWSTVHFPERGRWWE
- a CDS encoding transcription initiation factor IIB family protein; this encodes MATRDIYETSFDEDVQTNSSTNSCPECDGWITTNSVETSCVDCGLVIDEQRIDHGPEWRTHDQDQRKRTGAPLTAARHDRGLSTEIGRWKDANGNKLSGRKRQRLSRMRREQTRSRFQSKAERNLAHGLGEVRRIASVLELSDSVRDQACQLFRSAQTEDLLRGRSIEAIAAASVYGACRCNGHSRLLDDLVDAARVEQSRVTNAYKTLNTELGLPTQPVRPSEFIPRLASELDVPAYLRQRAWRLAEQSESTGVASGVKPSGFAAACLYKAGREEGWWLTQAEVAEVASVTATTIRSHQDTLKELAV